Part of the Ptychodera flava strain L36383 unplaced genomic scaffold, AS_Pfla_20210202 Scaffold_52__1_contigs__length_894533_pilon, whole genome shotgun sequence genome, GGCCATTCCCTTGAAAGACAAACGAGGGGCCACTTTGGTGGCAGCGTTTGAACAGATTTTGAAGACTGGACGAAAACCAGAAAAACTGCAAACGGATCAAGGCAAAGAATTCGTGAACCACCTATTTCAGAAATATCTGAAGAGTGAAGACATTCAATTTTTCACCACCGGAAATGAAACGAAAGCTTCTGTGGTTGAGCGTTTCAATCGTACGCTGAAAACTAAAATGTGGAAGTACTTTACCAGAAACAACACCCTAAGCTACCTATCGGTGCTTCCTCAGCTAATGCAATCTTACAACAACACTTGGCATCGCAGCATCAAGAGAAAACCAGCATCTGTCAACAAGACCAATGAAAACGAGGTGTTGGATACTCTGTACAGTGACACTGAACAGACAAagatgaaattcaaattcagtGTGGGAGAACAAGTGAGAATCAGCAAAACTAAACGTATGTTCAAGAAAGGTTATCTGCCAAATTGGACAGAAGAAATCTTCACTGTGTCGAGAAGGATCTCCAGTCGACCACCTCTTTACAAGCTGAAAGATTTTGATGAGGAGGAATTAGAAGGTACTTTCTATGAACAAGAACTACAAAAAGTTGTCAAGAAAGAGGACGATGTCTTCAGAGTGGAAAAAATACTCGAAACAAGAAAGAGAAAGGGCAAGACTGAATATCTGGTCAAGTGGTATGGTTGGCCATCCAAATTCAATAGTTGGGTCAGGGATCTGACAAAACTATAAGAGGGGTGACTCTGTCTGGACAGTCACAGTCTGACCCCACTTTCATCATGGCTGAACATCCGTTTTTCATGACGCTACCGAGCAATGCATCCATGGATGTTTTCCCAGACAATGCAGTGACAGGCTACACTGTGAAATTACCCAAACACATTTCTCTGCGGGGCAACTGGGAAGTGGCCTTGATGGACATACACTACCCTTTCTCTTGGTACAATGTGGTCGAGGGCAGAAACTTATTGGCGTACGAAATTCAAGATCATAGAAAAACACTTGTCAAAATACCTGCAGGTTATTACGATGATTTTGGAAGTATACTGGCCACTCTGAGAGAGCAAGGTTTACCGGACAACGTCCAGCTGACTTTCGACCCGGTGTCAAGAAAAGTAACCGCTGATGTGAGTGACGGTACCAGCCTCTACTTCTACCAGGTCTGGCTGAAATCATGGGATTTCATCCCAATACCATCTTGAGGCAGAAGAACAATGCACCTTTCATGTTCAGTCTTCGAAACCTCTCTTCTCTGTATGTGTATTGCGACCTAGTGGACGACCAGTTGGTGGGAGATACCTTTGCACCCCTGTTGAGAATAGAAAATGTGGAAGGGATCCATGGACAGATGATCAACCGCACCTTCCACACGCCATACTTTCTTCCCCTGAGAAACCGTGAATTTGATACGGTAGAAGTCTACATAAGAGACGACATGGGTCAGAAAGTGCCATTTCAAGGTGGGAAAGTGATCGTGACACTAGCCTTCAGAAAACGACGCCCTACACTATTGTAACCTGAACCATGCCGTATAGACGTAAAATCTATGAAAGCAACCCGGCCACATACAAGAAGTTTTATTTGGATCAGGTGGGAAATGGAGCATCTTTCCAGGGGGCAGCCGTGCAGAGAGGATATGGCTTGGGCGGTATTTTGGGAGGCCTCTTCCGTGCAGCCACACCACTGCTCAAACAAGGTGCGAAGTCCTAGGGAGACAGATGCTGAAAACGGGACTGAACATTGCAGGTGATGCACTCAGTGGACGTAACATCAACACTCGGCAAAACGACGGTTGGTGGAAGCCGGGAAACAGTTGATGACAGGCAGGGGTTCCAGATACTCAGTTCCCCAAGGCGGCGGTATAAACACTAAAGCTCCGAAACGAAGAGTCATTTCCTCGAAAGCCAAGCGAAAGAGAAGATCTCCTGACATTTTTGACTAACATGGCATTTCTTCACGAACACTCCTGCGAGTGCACCAAGAGTGAACTTGACTTGTTCACAGTTCCTCCAACGCAGACCAGTGTGGAAGAGGGACAATGGAAGAAGTGCATCCCCTGACCCACATTGTGGAATCGGGACCCATCGAATTTGTGATTTCGGGTTCAGGGGAAGACTACATCGATCTGTCCTCAACACTCCTTCTGATCAAGGCCAAGATTACAAAAGTTGATGGTACTAACCTTGGTGCAGATGCAGCAGTGGGTCCCGTCAACTTGTGGCTCCATTCACTGTTCAGCCAGGTGGATGTACACCTCAATGGCAAAATGATATCCAACCCTTCCCCTACTTACCCCTACCGAGCCTTGTTGGAGACCTTGTTGAATTATGGTAAGGAGGCCAAAGACACCCATATCGGTTCAGCCCTCTTCTTCAAGGACTATCACTTGAAAATGGATGAAGTGGACCCCACTAAAGAAGGTGGAGAAGTGAACAAGGACTGAAATCCGATATGCCTTCACGTCTGGCAGTCAAGTTGTTGATATGGTAGGACCCATCCATTCGGATCTCTTCTTTCAGCCCAAGTACCTAATGAATGGTGTCGAATTACGTCTCAAACTCAATAGAAGCAAGAATGCCTTCTCCCTTGTGAGCTCTGCAGAAAATCCAGGCTTCAAAGCTGTAGTCACCGAAGCCACACTTCTGATCAGGAAAATAAAACTCAGTCCATCGGTACAGCTGGGCCATGCAGAAGCTTTAAAGCAGGGACCGTCCAAGTATCCCATACatcgttgtgtgatgaaggttcTGTCTATTCCTGGAGGCACCATGTCCTTCAACAAAGACCACATCTTTCTGGGACAGCTACCTAAACGTGTGGTCTTGGGTCTGGTGGACAACGATGCCTTCAACGGTTCATACAAGAAGAATCCTTTCAACTTCAAACATTACGACATGACGTCGCTGGTCCTTAATGTCAGTGGAAAGCAAGTTCCGAGCAAACCCCTGAAACTGGACTTCACCAAAGCAGGTGGTCAATCATTCATCATGGCCTACTATTCCCTGTTTACCGGGACGAATAAAATAGGCAGGGATGAAGGAATCAACATCAATCGCTATGAATACGACAATGGATACACACTGTTTGCATTTGATCTCACACCGGACTTGTCTGCCGACGGAGGACATTTGAACCTGGTCAAAGAAGGCAACCTGGGCATCGAACTGCAGTTCAGACAAGCCCTGCCAAATACTGTGAATTTACTCGTGTATGGCGAACTGGATAACATCATTGAAATCGACAGAGACCGCAACATCCTCTTTGATTACTGAAGTTGATTCATCGACTCCAGTGAAAGATGGACACGTTAAAGTTGAAAGAGATCTTGAGTACAGATCGATACACTGCATCATCTTTTGCCGGGGTGAAACCATCAGACCGACTGCCTAAGACCAGACTAAAGTCCTATCCTGCTGCCTTTGTGGCCAATGTGGACCCAAGTACCCAACCAGGGAAACACTGGGTGGCTACTTTGCCGATAGCAACCATGGTGAATATTTCGATTCGTACGGACGTCCACCCAACAGGACACCTTTCAAGGCATTCCTCAACAGGAACTCCCTCGACTGGATCTATAACAGACAAAGGCTCCAGGGACCTCTTTCTTCAGTGTGTGGACAATACGTCCTTTACTATCTGCTACATCGTTGCCGGGGATGGTCCATGTCGAACATTGTGAAGCAGTTTACTGAGGACTTGACTTTTAATGACTTTCTCgtgaatgatttcattgaaaaattgactggtgttgattttgacatttatgatgTTAACTTTTTACAGACTCGTTTGACTTAGAagtcatattcattacattgttACTAGTTCTTGTGTTGGCTTTCCTGTTGgtgttcaataaattttcaaacttgttcaattgaaaatacCAAGCATCTgcgtctgattttttttctc contains:
- the LOC139128405 gene encoding uncharacterized protein, with translation MIVIPKETFVMECCPPSLSLGDVLKRVRCLCACCSGSIVIKHETCDQIDGLGSAPQPGVLRSKSFSAFGGIDAVYLAAKEKVIKVTRQKVREWMQHQDTYTLHKPVRWKFPRARVIVGGMDQQWQADLADVSSLAKYNSGFRYILTCIDILSKYAWAIPLKDKRGATLVAAFEQILKTGRKPEKLQTDQGKEFVNHLFQKYLKSEDIQFFTTGNETKASVVERFNRTLKTKMWKYFTRNNTLSYLSVLPQLMQSYNNTWHRSIKRKPASVNKTNENEVLDTLYSDTEQTKMKFKFSVGEQVRISKTKRMFKKGYLPNWTEEIFTVSRRISSRPPLYKLKDFDEEELEGTFYEQELQKVVKKEDDVFRVEKILETRKRKGKTEYLVKWYGWPSKFNSWVRDLTKL
- the LOC139128406 gene encoding uncharacterized protein F54H12.2-like, with amino-acid sequence MVGPIHSDLFFQPKYLMNGVELRLKLNRSKNAFSLVSSAENPGFKAVVTEATLLIRKIKLSPSVQLGHAEALKQGPSKYPIHRCVMKVLSIPGGTMSFNKDHIFLGQLPKRVVLGLVDNDAFNGSYKKNPFNFKHYDMTSLVLNVSGKQVPSKPLKLDFTKAGGQSFIMAYYSLFTGTNKIGRDEGININRYEYDNGYTLFAFDLTPDLSADGGHLNLVKEGNLGIELQFRQALPNTVNLLVYGELDNIIEIDRDRNILFDY